TGGCTCTGGTGGACGCGCTCAACGGCTTCGCTCTTGGTGAGCTCCTTGCCCAGCACCGCGCAACCCTCGAACGGTCGGTCCCCTGGGTGAGCAGACAGCAGCCTGCGACGCAGCAGCCGCCTGAACTCCGGGGGATTGTCCCGAATCAGGGAGGGTCCAGTCGGCCCGGCCATGCAGAGCGCGTAGTCAGCGAGCTTGGTGGATGAATCGTGGAGGCTCCACGCGGCCATCGCCCGGGGGTACGCCATCCAGATCCCGCCGCCGCACAAGAGCAGCACGATCAGGTGGCGCAGGCGGATCGGAAAGCCTTCGTCCTCGAGGTCTTCCTCGTCGAAGTACTCCTCGTCCTCCACCAGGTCGTCCGGCGGAGCGACGACCCGATTGCGCAGGCGTGGCCCTTGATGGATGTAGCCGGAATCGACCATAGCCCGTTGGGTTAGGCTCACGGCGCCGGAACGGACAAGTTTACGACGTGGTTTCGTGGGTTTGCGCCCACATCGCCACACGTCCTTCAGCAGCGGTTGAGGGCGTTTTCCAGGTCCAGGCGCAGGTCGGCCGCTGCCTCGATACCAACGGAGAGCCGTAGCAGTCCGTCTCCGATGTCTGCCCGGCGTCGAGTCTCGACGGGCATCGTGGAGGCCGTGGTGGACGCTGGGTGCGTGATCAGGCTCCGCACATCTCCGAGGCTCACCGCGTGTTCGACCAGCTCGACCCCCTCGAGCACTCGCCTACCTGCCTCGAGGCCGCCCCGGAGCTCGAAGGAGAGCAGCGCACCGAAGCCCTGCATTTGCCGCGCGGCAATCTCGTGACCGGGGTGCGTGGCGAGTCCGGGATAGTGGACGTGCTCCACCGCGGGGTGCTCACTCAGCCAGCGGGCAAGCTCCAACGCGCTGGCTGAAGCCTGGCGCTGACGCAGCGCGAGGGTGCGCACGCCGCGGCTGATCAGGAACGCGTTGAACGGCGCCAGCACGCCTCCGAAGCCTTTGACAACCAGCTCGGAGGCTGCGTGAACGCGCTGCCTGCTGCCGCAAATCACCCCTCCAATGGCGTCGCCGTGGCCGCCAAGCGCCTTCGTCATGGAGTGCAGCACGAGATCCGCGCCGAGCTCGATGGGACGCTGGTGGATCGGCGTCGCGAAGGTGTTGTCGCAAACGAGCTCTGCTCCGTGCTCGTGGGTGAGCTTCGCCAGCGCCTCGAGATCGCAGATCTTCATGACTGGGTTCGACGGCGTCTCCGCGTACACCACCCGCGTCTGCGGCTGGAGCGCCGCGCGATACGCGTCGACGGAGCTGCCGTCGACGAAGCTGGTCGTGATCCCAAGCTTCGGTAAGTGCTCCCGTAAGAGCCGCGAAGTTTCGCCGTAGCAGCTCCAGGGGGCGACCACGTGATCTCCAGCCACCAGTCGCGAGAGCAGCGCGCCGGTGACGGCGGCCATACCGCTCGCGGTGGCGACGGCTGCCTCTGCGCTCTCGAGGTTCGCGAGCTTGCGCTCCAGCGACTCCACGCTGGGATTCCGCCAGCGGCCGTAGATATACAGATCATTTTCCCCGCGGAAAGCAGCAGCTGCCTGGTCTGCGGTCCCGAGGTTGTACGCGCTCGACAGCACGAGCGGCGGCTCGAGGGCACGCGCCTGGGTCAGGGCGTTTTGGTCGTCGATGGCCTCCCCCGCATGCACAGCCCGGGTCCCGATGTCGTGGCTCGAGTCACTCACGGGCGCGAATCTACTACGCCGCTCCTCGACCCGGACAGGCGGACGCGGGGACCCAAGACAAAACGCGCAACACGGCCACCGCGGATGCGGTGCCGTGTTGCGCTTGCAAGCGGTCCAGTGGTTCAGGCTACCCAGTTGCTAAACGGAAGCAGCCCCAAACCCCGCCGAGGCTCATACCCCGGGGATGATCTTCTCGCGCTTACGACGACGGCGAGCGGCCTCGCTCATCTTCTTACGGCGCTTCACGCTCGGCTTCATGTAGTGCCGACGACGCTTCAGCTCGCGCAGGATGCCTTCACCGGCCATCTTGCGCTTCAAGTGCTTGATCGCACGCTCGATCCCCTTGTCTCCGACGGAGACTTCCAGGGGCTTACACTGGACTGATTCGGTAGGATTGGACACAGGGACGGGCGGTATGACAGACGCCGCCGCGTCGCGCAAGGGCTTTGGCAAAGCACTGCACTTTTGTCCCCCCTCCGTGTCCCCCCCTCCCGCGCCCTCCTCCCGCTGCGGGCAGACGGCCTCCCGCTTCGTCCAGCGTTTCGCGCTGCGAGGCTCGCGTGATAACTGGCGGCCCATGGCCGACCCCCGCAGCACACCAACCGGCGTGAAAGCTCCCCACGGCGCCCGGGTGATGGAAGTGACCTGGCAAGACGGGCACACCTCCCGCTTCCCTCATCAGCTGCTGCGCGGCTACTGCCCGTGCGCTGGCTGCCAAGGCCACTCCGGAACCATCGCGTACCAGAGCGGCGGCAACCTCGAACTGGTCAAGCTGGAAGCCGTGGGCAACTACGCGCTCTCCCTGGAGTGGGGCGATAGCCACAACAGCGGGATCTACTCCTTCAGCTACCTGCGCCTGCTCGGCGACTTGATCGAAGCTCACGGCGACCAACTCCCCACGGAACACCCAGAGCTCCCGCGCTGAAGCGTCGCCATGCGCGCCCTCGTCGTCGCCACGTCCTACCCGGAGTCCCCGGCCGATCCTTCAGGGCACTTCGTGGCGAGCGAGGTGCAGCAGCTGCTCCGCCGTGGCTACCGGGTAACGCTGGTGGTTCCCCAAGGAAGTACGACGCGTTCGGCTACGCCCGGCATCCAGCTCCGTGAAATCCCCGCAGGGGATGCGTTCGGCTTTCCGGGGGTGAGGGCGCGCCTACAACATCCCAGCCCGCTGACTCGGGCACGGCGGGCGTTAGGCGTCGTGGCGTTCATGGCGCTCGCCCGCCGAGAGATAGCGCGCCTCGTCAGGGCTCAGGGCGCGTTTGATCTAGTTCAGGCCCACTGGCTCTTGCCCGGCGCATTCCCGCTATTGCCGCACGGCATTGCACGCGAAGCGGAGTGGGTCGCTCACGGGAGCGATGTTAGGTTGCTCTTGGCGCTCGCGCCGCGCTTGGCCAAGACAGTGCTCGAGCACGCGACCCGAGCCGCAGCCGTCACGCGCCTCCGGGCGGTGTCCGGGCAGCTGCTCGAGGCGCTCGCCCCCCTCACCCCCAAGAGCATCGTGGACCGGCGGGTGGAACCATGCGCCATCGACTTGAGCGGTGTGCCTTCACGCGCCGACGCACGGAGGCTCCACGAGGTTGAAGGAGAACTGTGGTTGATCGTGGCTCGCCTGATCGCCAGCAAGCGCATCGACGTTGCCCTGAAGAAGAGCCTGGAGTTCGCGCGGCCCAGCGCTGTGGTGGTGATTGGAGACGGACCACTGCGCCAGGCGCTGGAAGCAGAGTTTCCCCACGCGCGCTTTTTGGGACAGCTCCCCCGCCCCGAGTGCCTCAGCTGGCTCGCGGCAGCGGATGGTCTGCTCAGCGCGTCGCTACTCGAGGGTGCGCCCACGGTGATCCGTGAGGCGCGCGCGCTGGGAGTCCGGGTGCTGAGCGCTCCTGCGGGCGACCTACGACACTGGGCCGAACGGGACCCTGGTCTCGAGCTCTTCACGGATCCCTAGCGCGTTAGCGCGCTGTGTTCCTTCTAGCGCGCAGTGCCGCGGATGCGCGGCAGGAGCTCTGCGAAGTTGCAGGGCTTGGTGCGCGGGTCGAGCTGGGGCAGCAGGATCTTTTCCAGCGCCAGGCGCACGGCACCCGTGGAGCCGGGGAGCAAGAACACCAACACCCCGCCACACAGCGCGGCGTCCGCGCGAGATTGAATCGTGCTGGCACCTATTTCCGTGTAGGAAAGCATGCGAAAGAGCTCACCAAAGCCGGGGATGTGCTTGCTGATGAGCGGCGACAGCGCCTCCGGCGTGACGTCTCGTGCGGTGATGCCTGTGCCCCCGGTCGCGACGATCACGTCCGTCTTTGGGTGGGCGATCCATGCGGCAAACTGCGCGCGCAACAGCAGCAGGTCATCGGGCAAGAGCGCGCGGTCCATTAGATCGTGGCCGGCTTCACCGAGCTTTTCCCACAACAGCCCTCCACTCTTGTCCGTCGACTCATCCCGGGTGTCGCTCACGGTCAACACGCGGATCCCAAGGGGCTGAAAGCTCTCTGCCATGGGCGCATCTTGGACCCCGCAGTGACGCAGCACAACGCCGCGGGGGCTGCGCACGCGCGAAGCCCGTGGGACGGCGAGTGGCCCTATGTTATGAGACCGGGTTCTATGGCAATGCCTCCGCAGTTTCAGCCACCGACCCCTGGCTACGCACCCGCCGCTGGAGTGGGCGGCGACTACGGTCCGCCTCCTGAGAAGATCGAGGTGATGCGGGCGGTGAAGTTTTTGACCAGCGATCCCGTGGATGGGCGCAGCAACTGGCTGTACGCCACGCTGGTTCAGCTGATCCCGGTGCTGGGGCCAATCGTGATGCTGGGTTGGCAAGCGGAGGTGATGCAGCGACTGGTGCGCCAGCACCCGAAGCCCATCCCGAAGTTCGACTTCGGCGATTTCACTCACTACCTCAGTCGCGGCGTGGTGCCCTTCTTGGCGCAGCTGCTGAGCGTGCTGCCCATCGTCTTCGTTTGGTACATCTTGATGTTCGTCGGCGGCATGCTCGCGGGCATCGTCGGCGGTGCCTCGGGCATCCCGGAGCTCAGCATGCTGCTGCTGCTGCTAACGATGTTGATCGGCTACGTCTCGTTGGTCACGCTGATGATGGTGTTCGTGAGCGCGATCATGCTCCGCGCGGAACTATCCGAGGACTTCAGCAAGACGTTTGCGCTCGGCGCGGTCTGGACCTACGCGGGCAAGACCTGGAAGCGCGCGCTAGGCTACGGGCTCCTGCTAGGCATGATCAGCTTCGGTTTGGCCATGCTCGGCATGCTCGCCTGCTTCATTGGGATCTACTTCGTGGTCGCGATCCTGAGCTTCGCGAACATTCACCTGCGCTATCAAATCTACGCGGCTTACCTCGCAGAGGGCGGAGAGCCCTTCCCACTCAAGGAGCCCCAGACGCTCCCAAGTGAAGGCGGCGGCGGCGGTTACCCGCAGCAGCCCATGCTCCCCCAAGGACAGGCGGGAGGCTACGGTCCTCCACCCGGGGGCGGTGGCTACGGCCCACCTCCCGGCGGTGGCTACGGCCCGCCCCCCGGCGGCGGCTACGGTCCTCCACCCGGCTACTGAGTTCCGTGCGGTACCAGTTGTCCGGGTGGCCACGAACGCCGCAGCTGATCACGTACCTGCTGTGCGCAGGGTTGGCGCTCAGTTGTTCCCGTTCGTCCCCAAGCGGCGCGGGAGGGCAACCATCGCAGAATCCCTCCCAGACGCTGAACTCCGCTGCGCCCACGCTTGCAAGCAGCGCTCCCTCACCCCCAAAAGCCGCGCCTAGCGCGGGGCCCACGTTTCAAGCAGCGCCCGCTGAGCTCAAGCTTGCGGGGGGGAACGCGGTGCATAGCAAGCTCGGAATGGTGACCAGCGTCGAGGCCCAAGCGACGCGTGCTGGCGTGGCGGTGCTCGAAGCGGGTGGCAACGCCGTCGATGCGGCGGTGGCTGTGGGCTACGCCCTCGCCGTCACACACCCCAGCGCGGGAAACATCGGCGGCGGCGGATTCCTCCTGGTGCGCCCTCCTGGCGGACCGACGGTCGCCATCGACTTCCGGGAAGTCGCGCCGCAAGGTCTGACTCAGGCTGATTTCAACGCCATGATCGAAGCCAAGGGCGTCGGCCCCGCAGCGTCAGGCGTCCCAGGCAGCGTCGCCGGGCTGAACCTCGCACAGCGGCGCTTCGGCAAGCTCAAGCTCAGCGAGGTCATGCAGCCAGCGATCGATCTCGCATCGAAGGGGCACATCATCGGCCAGCGCGAGGGACTCACCCTCGGCTGGAGCCACCGCGCGCTGCGGAACAATCCGGAGGCGCGCAAGGCCCTGGCCCCGAAGAAGAAACCACTCAAGCCTGGCCAGCGCCTGTTCCGCAAGGATCTGGGGCGCACCCTCGAGCGCATCGCTCAGCAAGGCGACGCGGGCTTCTATGAAGGCAAGACGGCCGAGGCCATCGTCGCAGCGATGGAAAAAACCGGACGCATCAGCCTCGCTGATCTCAAGGGGTACGCGGCCAAGGAGCGCAAGCTCGAAGCTTTCGACTATCGCGGCTTGCAAGTCGAGGTGATGCCGCCGCCCTCTGCTGGTGGAGTGGCCGTGCTCGAAATGCTCAAGATGTGGGAGCGCGTGGAGGCCTACAAGCATCCAGCCGATTCAGTCGCCGCCGCGCATTTCTTCGTGGAAATCGCCAAGCGCGCTCACGCCGACCGCCGCTTCGACGTCGTCGACCCCGACACGTCGGATCGCGACCCAGCGAAGGTACGCGAACGCTGGCTCGACCCCCTGCACTGGCTCACGCCCCACCCCATCGACCCACAGAAGGCGACGCCTGCGGCGGAGCTGCACTCCCTCTACACCAAGGCTGCCGAAGAGCTCGAGCACACGACCCACTTCAGCGTCGCCGATCGTGACGGCATGGTGGTGTCTTGCACAACGACGCTCTCCGCGGGCTTCGGCGCCAAGTACGTGGTGCCGGGCACTGGGATCGTGATGAACAACTCCGCTGGCGCGTTCGGCAGCGTGGGCGAGAGCACTCTCAAAGGCGGCCGACGCATGACGAGCTCGATGACGCCAACCCTCGTGTTGAAGGACGGCAAGCCGATCCTGGTGTTGGGCTCCCCCGGCGGCGACACGATCCCGAACACGGTGTTCCAGGTGTTGCGCAATGTGGTCGACTACCAACTCCCGCTGTCCGTCGCGGTGGAGCGAGGGCGCCTACACCATGGCTTCTTGCCCGACGAGGTGCGCTACGAGCGCCGCAAGCCGCCCGCGCCAGGTGTGCTGGATGGCTTGAAGGCGCTGGGCCACACCATCTCGAAGAAGACGATCCCCATCGGTGACGCCAACAACTTGATGATCATCGACGGTGAGTACTTCGGGGTGTCGGACTCCCGTGAAGGCGGTCTAGCGGCCGCCCCAGCGCGCTAACTTGGGGCGCAATGGCGTCTACGGGTCGGTTCGAAGCGCTCCGCCCAACGTAAGCTCCGCCGCGTTCTGTACCTCAGGCGCTGACGCCTTGATACAGTCCAGCACGAGGGATGCCGTGACGAAGCTGAAGTTTGAACGCACACCAGAGGGCACGCCGCGCGTCGTCGTGCATGAGCGCGGTCGCGCCTTGCTCTGCAATCCACTGCTCAACAAAGGCACAGCCTTCACCGAAGCGGAGCGCGACGCCTTCGGCTTACGGGGCCTCTTGCCACAGAACCCGACGCCCATGGCGATTCAGGCAGCGCGGGCCTACGGCAATATCTCCCGCAAGGCGGATCCACTGGAGCGCTACATCGGCATGGCGGCGCTGCAGGATCGCAATGAGACGCTGTTCTATCGCGTGCTCGGCGAGCACGTCGAAGAGCTCATGCCCATCGTCTACACACCTACGGTGGGTGAAGCCTGCAAGTTCTTCTCCCAGATCTTCCGACGTGGGCGCGGGATTTGGATCACCCCCGAGGACTCCGGGCGCATCGAGCAGGTGCTGGCGAACGCTGCTACGGACGACGTACGTCTCATCGTGGTGACGGACAACGAGCGCATCCTCGGCCTCGGTGACCAGGGCGCGGGCGGCATGGGGATCCCGATTGGCAAGCTGTCGCTTTACACGTTGGGCGCAGGCATCCATCCGAACCAAACGCTGCCCATCAGCCTCGATGTAGGCACGGACAACGAAGAGCTGTTGAACAATGAGCTGTACGTCGGCTGGCGCCACCCCAGGCTTCGCGGCCAGCGCTACTACGACCTGGTGGAGGAGTTCGTGGAGGCGGTCATGACCCGTTTCCCCAAGGCACTGCTTCAGTGGGAAGACTTCAAGAAGGCGAATGCGTTCACCCTGCTCACGAAGTACCGCAAGCGACTCTGCTCCTTCAACGACGACATCCAGGGCACCGCGGCGGTCGCGGTCGCGGGGATCTTCGCGGCCGTGCGCAAGCGCAACGCCAAGCTAACGGATCAACGCGTTGTGATCCTGGGAGCCGGCGCTGCCGGCGTGGGCATTGGACATCAGATCCGCGATGCGCTGGAGAGCGCGGGCTTGAGCGGCGCGGCGCTGACGCGTGCTGTCGCGGTGCTGGACAGCCGCGGCCTAATCGTCGACTCCCGAGACTTCCGCGACGAGTACAAGCGCGAGTTCGCCTGGCCGGAAGAGCTCGTGCGCGAGCTGGGCTTGGACCCCGCACAGCCCATCGAGCTGTTGGAGGTGGTCAAGGCGCTCAAGCCCACCGTGCTCATCGGTACCTCGGGGCAACCGGGTGTCTTCAGCGAAGAGATCGTGCGCGAGATGGCCAAACACTGCGACGCGCCGGCGATCTTGCCCTTCTCCAATCCAACCAGCAAGAGCGAGGCCGTGCCGGAGGACTTACTGCGCTGGACCGACGGTCGGGCGCTGGTGGCGACGGGGAGCCCGTTCGAGCCCGTGACGCTG
This portion of the Polyangiaceae bacterium genome encodes:
- a CDS encoding aminotransferase class I/II-fold pyridoxal phosphate-dependent enzyme; amino-acid sequence: MSDSSHDIGTRAVHAGEAIDDQNALTQARALEPPLVLSSAYNLGTADQAAAAFRGENDLYIYGRWRNPSVESLERKLANLESAEAAVATASGMAAVTGALLSRLVAGDHVVAPWSCYGETSRLLREHLPKLGITTSFVDGSSVDAYRAALQPQTRVVYAETPSNPVMKICDLEALAKLTHEHGAELVCDNTFATPIHQRPIELGADLVLHSMTKALGGHGDAIGGVICGSRQRVHAASELVVKGFGGVLAPFNAFLISRGVRTLALRQRQASASALELARWLSEHPAVEHVHYPGLATHPGHEIAARQMQGFGALLSFELRGGLEAGRRVLEGVELVEHAVSLGDVRSLITHPASTTASTMPVETRRRADIGDGLLRLSVGIEAAADLRLDLENALNRC
- the rpsU gene encoding 30S ribosomal protein S21; this translates as MEVSVGDKGIERAIKHLKRKMAGEGILRELKRRRHYMKPSVKRRKKMSEAARRRRKREKIIPGV
- a CDS encoding DUF971 domain-containing protein encodes the protein MADPRSTPTGVKAPHGARVMEVTWQDGHTSRFPHQLLRGYCPCAGCQGHSGTIAYQSGGNLELVKLEAVGNYALSLEWGDSHNSGIYSFSYLRLLGDLIEAHGDQLPTEHPELPR
- a CDS encoding glycosyltransferase codes for the protein MRALVVATSYPESPADPSGHFVASEVQQLLRRGYRVTLVVPQGSTTRSATPGIQLREIPAGDAFGFPGVRARLQHPSPLTRARRALGVVAFMALARREIARLVRAQGAFDLVQAHWLLPGAFPLLPHGIAREAEWVAHGSDVRLLLALAPRLAKTVLEHATRAAAVTRLRAVSGQLLEALAPLTPKSIVDRRVEPCAIDLSGVPSRADARRLHEVEGELWLIVARLIASKRIDVALKKSLEFARPSAVVVIGDGPLRQALEAEFPHARFLGQLPRPECLSWLAAADGLLSASLLEGAPTVIREARALGVRVLSAPAGDLRHWAERDPGLELFTDP
- the moaB gene encoding molybdenum cofactor biosynthesis protein B — its product is MAESFQPLGIRVLTVSDTRDESTDKSGGLLWEKLGEAGHDLMDRALLPDDLLLLRAQFAAWIAHPKTDVIVATGGTGITARDVTPEALSPLISKHIPGFGELFRMLSYTEIGASTIQSRADAALCGGVLVFLLPGSTGAVRLALEKILLPQLDPRTKPCNFAELLPRIRGTAR
- a CDS encoding DUF4013 domain-containing protein; its protein translation is MAMPPQFQPPTPGYAPAAGVGGDYGPPPEKIEVMRAVKFLTSDPVDGRSNWLYATLVQLIPVLGPIVMLGWQAEVMQRLVRQHPKPIPKFDFGDFTHYLSRGVVPFLAQLLSVLPIVFVWYILMFVGGMLAGIVGGASGIPELSMLLLLLTMLIGYVSLVTLMMVFVSAIMLRAELSEDFSKTFALGAVWTYAGKTWKRALGYGLLLGMISFGLAMLGMLACFIGIYFVVAILSFANIHLRYQIYAAYLAEGGEPFPLKEPQTLPSEGGGGGYPQQPMLPQGQAGGYGPPPGGGGYGPPPGGGYGPPPGGGYGPPPGY
- the ggt gene encoding gamma-glutamyltransferase codes for the protein MHSKLGMVTSVEAQATRAGVAVLEAGGNAVDAAVAVGYALAVTHPSAGNIGGGGFLLVRPPGGPTVAIDFREVAPQGLTQADFNAMIEAKGVGPAASGVPGSVAGLNLAQRRFGKLKLSEVMQPAIDLASKGHIIGQREGLTLGWSHRALRNNPEARKALAPKKKPLKPGQRLFRKDLGRTLERIAQQGDAGFYEGKTAEAIVAAMEKTGRISLADLKGYAAKERKLEAFDYRGLQVEVMPPPSAGGVAVLEMLKMWERVEAYKHPADSVAAAHFFVEIAKRAHADRRFDVVDPDTSDRDPAKVRERWLDPLHWLTPHPIDPQKATPAAELHSLYTKAAEELEHTTHFSVADRDGMVVSCTTTLSAGFGAKYVVPGTGIVMNNSAGAFGSVGESTLKGGRRMTSSMTPTLVLKDGKPILVLGSPGGDTIPNTVFQVLRNVVDYQLPLSVAVERGRLHHGFLPDEVRYERRKPPAPGVLDGLKALGHTISKKTIPIGDANNLMIIDGEYFGVSDSREGGLAAAPAR
- a CDS encoding NAD-dependent malic enzyme, whose translation is MHERGRALLCNPLLNKGTAFTEAERDAFGLRGLLPQNPTPMAIQAARAYGNISRKADPLERYIGMAALQDRNETLFYRVLGEHVEELMPIVYTPTVGEACKFFSQIFRRGRGIWITPEDSGRIEQVLANAATDDVRLIVVTDNERILGLGDQGAGGMGIPIGKLSLYTLGAGIHPNQTLPISLDVGTDNEELLNNELYVGWRHPRLRGQRYYDLVEEFVEAVMTRFPKALLQWEDFKKANAFTLLTKYRKRLCSFNDDIQGTAAVAVAGIFAAVRKRNAKLTDQRVVILGAGAAGVGIGHQIRDALESAGLSGAALTRAVAVLDSRGLIVDSRDFRDEYKREFAWPEELVRELGLDPAQPIELLEVVKALKPTVLIGTSGQPGVFSEEIVREMAKHCDAPAILPFSNPTSKSEAVPEDLLRWTDGRALVATGSPFEPVTLPDGRTVRIGQGNNVYVFPGVGLGALVAEASEVTDSMFTVAAHTLASELTDEDLEQGALFPRMHRLREITRKIACAVVKDAAEQNVGKSFEPNAIYDAVSQAMWEPVYPELIPA